Below is a window of Saccharomonospora viridis DSM 43017 DNA.
CGACGACGACGTTATGCCCGCGCCCGCCGAAGAGGCCGACCTCGACGCCCAGGGTCCCGCCGCTGACCTGGTGCGCGTGTACCTCAATGGTATCGGCAAAACGGCCCTTTTGACTGCCGAGGAGGAAGTCGACCTCGCCAAGCGCATCGAGGCGGGTGTGTTCGCACAACACGTACTGGACACCTCCGACGATCTCTCCGAGGAGCGCAAGGCGGAGCTGTCGGAAGTCGTGCGGGACGGGGAGGAGGCCAAAAACCACCTCCTGCAGGCGAACCTCCGGCTCGTGGTGTCGCTGGCCAAGCGCTACACCGGGCGCGGCATGCCGCTGTTGGACCTCATCCAGGAGGGCAACCTGGGCCTGATCCGCGCGGTGGAGAAGTTCGACTACACCAAGGGCTTCAAGTTCTCCACCTACGCGACGTGGTGGATCCGCCAGGCCATCACACGCGGCATGGCCGACCAGGGTCGCACCATCCGCCTGCCGGTGCACCTCGTGGAGCAGGTGAACAAGCTCGCCCGCATCAAGCGGGACCTGCACCAACGACTCGGCCGGGAAGCCACCCATGAGGAGCTGGCAGCCGAGTCCGGTATCGCGGAGAAGAAGGTGGCCGACCTACTCGACCACGCCCGCGATCCCGTGAGCCTCGACATGCCCGTCGGGGCGGACGAGGACGCACCACTGGGCGATTTCATCGAGGACTCCGAGGCCGCCAACGCCGAGAACTCGGTGATCTCGACGTTGCTGCAGGACGACCTACGTCGCGTGCTGGCCACGCTCGACGACCGTGAAGAGCACGTGATCCGCCTGCGTTACGGCCTCGACGACGGCCAGCCTCGCACGCTCGACCAGATCGGCAAGCACTTCAGCCTGTCCCGCGAGCGCGTGCGGCAGATCGAGCGCGAGGTCATGGCGAAGCTCCGCCACGGCGAGCGGGCCGACAAGCTGCGCGCCTACGCGAGCTGACCCGTACGACGCCGACGGCGGCACGGACAGCGAGTAACGCCACATTCACCCAGACGTCGTGTTGACCCACGACCCGGTTCACGAGACGGTCGAAGACGCGCTCACGTGAGGCGGCTTCGGCCGTCGTCGGCAGTGTTGGTCCTCGCGGTCGGTTTCCCGACCGCCTGCCACGGAAGGTCGGGCCTGTCGGGGTGGGTCCGGCCTTCCGCCTGCGCGCTGGGTGTCCGTGATCGATCCACGGGTGATCTGCATCGCGACCCGGCGTGGGTCCATGTCCTCGGCTCCGTCCACGCGATACGGTCAAGATCCCGGAGACCCACGTGCAACGGAGCCCGAGCTGTGACTGTGACCACTCCTGGGTCGGGGTCCTCCCCCGGCCGCACCACACCTGAGTTCAACTACACCGATGTCCTCCCGCTGGGGCCGGACACCACCGAGTACCGGCTCGTGACGACCGAAGGCGTGCGTGTCGTCGAGGCGGCGGGGCGCCGATTCCTGGAGATCGAGCCGGAGACGTTGACCCTGCTGGCGCGTACGGCCATCACCGACATCCAGCACCTGCTGCGTTCGTCGCATCTGGCGCAGCTGCGTGCGATCGTCGACGATCCCGAGGCCAGCGGCAACGACCGGTTCGTGGCCATGGACCTCCTGCGTAACGCCGCCATCTCCGCAGGCGGTGTACTGCCCATGTGCCAGGACACGGGCACGGCCATCGTCATCGGCAAGCGTTCGGAGGGCGTGCTCACCGGTGGGGACGACGAACGAGCGCTGTCGAAAGGCATCTTCGACGCCTATCAACAGCTGAATCTGCGGTACTCGCAGATGGCACCGCTGACCTTCTGGGAGGAGCGCAACACCGGTACCAACCTGCCGGCCCAGATCGAGCTGTTCCACAAGGACGACACCGGGGACGACAAGGCCGACCCCAGTTACGAGTTCCTGTTCATGGCCAAGGGCGGCGGTAGCGCCAACAAGACCTTCCTGTATCAGGAAACGAAGGCCGTGCTGAACCCGAAACGGCTCGCGCGGTTCTTGGACGAGAAGCTGCGCAGCCTCGGCACCGCGGCGTGTCCGCCCTACCATCTCGCGATCGTGGTCGGAGGCATGTCCGCCGAGTACAACCTGAAGGTGGCCAAACTCGCCTCCGCACGTTACCTGGACGAACTGCCGCGGGAGGGTTCGGAACTCGGCCACGGCTTCCGTGACGTCGAGCTGGAACAGCAGGTGCTGGAGATGACCCGCCAGTTCGGCATCGGAGCCCAGTTCGGCGGCAAGTACTTCTGCCACGACGTCCGGGTGATCCGGCTTCCTCGACACGGCGCGTCCTGCCCCGTCGGCATCGCCGTGTCCTGTTCGGCCGACCGCCAGGCCAAGGCCAAGATCACTCCGGAAGGCGTGTTCCTGGAGCAACTCGAACGGGACCCGGCGCGCTTCCTGCCCGACGTGACCGCCGACGAACTGTCGGACGAGGTCGTCGAAGTGGACCTGACCAAGCCGATGTCCGAGATCCGGCAGCAGTTGTCGAGCCTGCCGGTGAAGACGCGCCTGAGCCTGACCGGCCCGCTGGTGGTGGCCCGCGACATCGCCCACGCCAAGATCGCCGAGCGGTTGGAGGCGGGCGAGCCGATGCCGCAGTACCTGCGGGACCACCCCGTGTACTACGCGGGACCGGCGAAGACCCCCGAGGGCTACGCGTCCGGGTCCTTCGGGCCGACGACGGCGGGACGGATGGACTCCTACGTCGAACAGTTCCAGGCCGCCGGCGGCTCCCTGGTGATGTTGGCGAAGGGCAACCGGTCGAAGCAGGTGACGGAGTCGTGCCGG
It encodes the following:
- a CDS encoding sigma-70 family RNA polymerase sigma factor, whose protein sequence is MSVQTLEREARGIRERDIPVPTDDDVMPAPAEEADLDAQGPAADLVRVYLNGIGKTALLTAEEEVDLAKRIEAGVFAQHVLDTSDDLSEERKAELSEVVRDGEEAKNHLLQANLRLVVSLAKRYTGRGMPLLDLIQEGNLGLIRAVEKFDYTKGFKFSTYATWWIRQAITRGMADQGRTIRLPVHLVEQVNKLARIKRDLHQRLGREATHEELAAESGIAEKKVADLLDHARDPVSLDMPVGADEDAPLGDFIEDSEAANAENSVISTLLQDDLRRVLATLDDREEHVIRLRYGLDDGQPRTLDQIGKHFSLSRERVRQIEREVMAKLRHGERADKLRAYAS
- a CDS encoding fumarate hydratase is translated as MTVTTPGSGSSPGRTTPEFNYTDVLPLGPDTTEYRLVTTEGVRVVEAAGRRFLEIEPETLTLLARTAITDIQHLLRSSHLAQLRAIVDDPEASGNDRFVAMDLLRNAAISAGGVLPMCQDTGTAIVIGKRSEGVLTGGDDERALSKGIFDAYQQLNLRYSQMAPLTFWEERNTGTNLPAQIELFHKDDTGDDKADPSYEFLFMAKGGGSANKTFLYQETKAVLNPKRLARFLDEKLRSLGTAACPPYHLAIVVGGMSAEYNLKVAKLASARYLDELPREGSELGHGFRDVELEQQVLEMTRQFGIGAQFGGKYFCHDVRVIRLPRHGASCPVGIAVSCSADRQAKAKITPEGVFLEQLERDPARFLPDVTADELSDEVVEVDLTKPMSEIRQQLSSLPVKTRLSLTGPLVVARDIAHAKIAERLEAGEPMPQYLRDHPVYYAGPAKTPEGYASGSFGPTTAGRMDSYVEQFQAAGGSLVMLAKGNRSKQVTESCRKYGGFYLGSIGGPAARLAQDCIKKVEVLEYPELGMEAVWRIEVENFPAFIVIDDKGNDFFADTSEPVLQISFRS